The Trichocoleus desertorum ATA4-8-CV12 genome includes a window with the following:
- the ilvN gene encoding acetolactate synthase small subunit, with protein MKHTLSVLVEDEAGVLTRIAGLFARRGFNIESLAVGPAEQMGVSRITMVVPGDDNSIEQLTKQLYKLINVIKVQDITEVPCVERELMLLKVNAVSANRSEIVELAQIFRARVVDVAEDAITLEVVGDPGKMVAIVQVLNKFGIREIARTGKIALTRESGVNTEYLKSLEAKL; from the coding sequence ATGAAACACACCCTTTCTGTTCTGGTTGAAGATGAAGCGGGAGTTCTAACCCGCATTGCTGGTCTGTTTGCCCGCCGGGGTTTTAACATCGAAAGCTTAGCCGTAGGGCCAGCCGAGCAGATGGGAGTCTCTCGAATTACGATGGTGGTTCCGGGCGATGACAACAGCATTGAGCAGCTCACGAAGCAGCTCTACAAGCTGATCAATGTCATTAAGGTGCAGGATATTACCGAAGTGCCCTGTGTCGAGCGGGAACTGATGCTGTTGAAAGTAAATGCAGTTAGCGCCAATCGTTCTGAGATTGTGGAACTGGCGCAAATCTTTCGGGCGCGGGTCGTAGATGTAGCGGAAGATGCTATCACTCTAGAGGTCGTGGGCGATCCGGGCAAAATGGTGGCGATCGTGCAGGTGTTGAATAAATTTGGCATCCGCGAAATTGCTCGCACCGGAAAAATTGCTTTAACTCGCGAGTCTGGGGTTAATACTGAATACCTGAAGTCCCTCGAAGCCAAGCTTTAG
- a CDS encoding alpha/beta fold hydrolase, which translates to MRAAQGATSNTPLILLHGFGASIGHWRHNLEVLSQSHTVYALDMVGFGASEKAIANYNAAFWVEQVYDFWKTFIGKPVVLVGNSIGSLICMAAAAAHPDMVAGIAMLSLPDPSAREEAIPQFLRPAIATLEGLFASPLLLKTIFKIVRRPQVVRPWAKIAYANAEAVTDELVDILTGPAQDRGSAQAFCAILKAMTSTKFGPSVKSVLPTLQIPMLLMWGKQDRMIPYNLARQFTSYNPNLKFVEVDNAGHCLHDEAPEQVNQAILEWIDSWHLAKTAESSALPVAIEE; encoded by the coding sequence ATGCGGGCTGCACAGGGAGCCACCAGCAACACCCCTTTAATCTTGCTGCATGGGTTTGGGGCATCCATTGGGCACTGGCGACACAACCTAGAAGTGCTGAGTCAATCGCATACCGTGTATGCCCTGGATATGGTGGGGTTTGGGGCTTCGGAAAAAGCGATCGCCAACTACAACGCGGCTTTTTGGGTCGAGCAAGTTTACGACTTCTGGAAAACCTTTATTGGCAAACCTGTAGTGTTGGTGGGTAACTCGATTGGGTCATTAATTTGTATGGCAGCTGCCGCCGCTCACCCCGATATGGTCGCCGGGATTGCCATGCTGAGCTTACCGGACCCTTCCGCACGCGAAGAAGCCATTCCTCAGTTTCTCAGACCCGCGATCGCCACGCTCGAAGGTCTATTTGCTTCTCCACTCCTGCTCAAAACTATATTTAAGATTGTGCGTCGGCCTCAAGTTGTGCGGCCCTGGGCCAAAATCGCTTACGCCAACGCAGAAGCCGTCACTGATGAACTGGTAGATATTCTGACTGGGCCTGCTCAAGATCGCGGCTCAGCCCAAGCCTTTTGTGCCATTCTCAAAGCCATGACCAGCACTAAATTTGGGCCTAGTGTCAAGTCAGTGCTACCAACTCTACAAATCCCCATGCTGTTGATGTGGGGAAAGCAAGATCGCATGATTCCCTATAACTTGGCGCGTCAGTTCACCAGCTACAACCCCAACCTAAAGTTCGTCGAAGTGGATAACGCGGGACATTGCCTACATGATGAAGCGCCAGAGCAAGTGAATCAAGCAATTCTGGAGTGGATTGATTCTTGGCACCTAGCTAAAACAGCCGAATCTTCAGCTCTACCAGTTGCGATTGAAGAATGA
- a CDS encoding diguanylate cyclase, which yields MEVALGAMTEAIAWTDESGKVQWSNPTFDRLVAKSRFDILGTQLIDLLPLTQNGEPVSVATHPVTMAFNRRMDSTACYEFQPQETALILEISCICIHLQATDTSVVVAMRDITQRHPAETELKRHPEQLRDSVEARTATLLLIKQLQQEVSDRQYTEAVLRESEAKNRALAEAATIQAQQLSQTLLELKQTQTQLIQSAKMSSLGQMVAGIAHEINNPVSFIYGNLVHADQYTQNLLALLQLYQQIYPQPHPQIAALGEAIELDFLISDLPQILASMQVGAERISEIVLSLRTFAHLDEAERKAVDIHAGIDSTLLILENRLKSQGSDPAITVVKKYGDLPRVECYASQLNQVFINILSNAIDALEEQPEPRVITIKTAVANPATGNRAASNEVAVVNSSDKTCLLGDRITIQIHDNGPGIPEAVQAKMFEPFFTTKPMQKGTGLGLAISYQIIVDKHEGMLRCVSAPERGTEFWIEIPLQNLDTNS from the coding sequence ATGGAGGTGGCGCTTGGAGCAATGACGGAAGCGATCGCCTGGACAGATGAATCGGGCAAAGTTCAGTGGTCTAATCCGACATTCGATCGCTTAGTCGCCAAAAGTCGATTTGATATTTTGGGTACCCAGCTGATTGATTTGCTGCCTTTAACCCAAAATGGCGAACCAGTTTCGGTCGCGACTCATCCTGTGACTATGGCCTTCAATCGCCGGATGGATTCGACTGCCTGTTATGAATTTCAGCCCCAGGAAACGGCTTTAATTTTAGAAATTTCTTGTATTTGCATTCATCTTCAAGCCACAGACACTAGCGTTGTGGTCGCGATGCGGGATATTACTCAACGCCATCCAGCCGAGACAGAATTAAAGCGCCATCCAGAACAATTGCGAGACTCGGTAGAAGCGCGAACGGCAACGTTGTTGTTGATTAAACAACTGCAACAAGAAGTCAGCGATCGCCAGTACACGGAAGCAGTCTTGCGTGAGAGTGAAGCCAAAAATCGCGCTTTAGCGGAAGCTGCTACGATTCAAGCCCAACAACTCAGCCAAACGTTGCTGGAACTGAAACAAACCCAAACCCAACTGATCCAAAGCGCCAAGATGTCCAGCTTGGGCCAAATGGTGGCAGGGATTGCCCATGAGATCAATAACCCAGTCAGCTTTATCTACGGCAACTTAGTTCACGCTGATCAATACACGCAAAATTTATTGGCTTTGCTGCAACTTTATCAGCAGATTTATCCCCAACCCCACCCTCAGATTGCCGCATTGGGTGAAGCGATCGAACTTGATTTTTTGATCAGCGATCTGCCGCAAATATTAGCTTCTATGCAGGTCGGAGCCGAACGAATCAGCGAAATTGTTTTATCCTTGCGCACGTTTGCCCATTTGGATGAAGCGGAAAGAAAAGCCGTGGATATTCATGCTGGGATCGACAGTACCCTACTAATTTTGGAAAATCGACTGAAATCGCAGGGAAGTGATCCAGCAATTACTGTGGTTAAAAAATATGGTGACTTACCCCGGGTGGAGTGCTACGCCAGCCAACTCAACCAAGTATTTATAAATATTCTCAGTAATGCGATCGATGCCTTGGAGGAGCAACCAGAACCGCGAGTCATCACGATTAAAACAGCGGTAGCGAACCCAGCGACTGGCAACCGAGCTGCTAGCAATGAAGTTGCAGTTGTAAACTCGTCAGACAAGACTTGCTTACTGGGCGATCGCATTACAATTCAGATTCATGACAATGGACCAGGCATCCCAGAAGCAGTCCAGGCAAAAATGTTTGAGCCATTCTTTACCACCAAACCGATGCAAAAAGGCACTGGCTTGGGTCTAGCCATCAGTTACCAAATTATTGTGGATAAACACGAAGGCATGCTCCGATGTGTTTCAGCACCGGAGCGAGGGACAGAATTTTGGATCGAAATTCCGCTTCAGAACTTGGACACAAATTCCTAA
- a CDS encoding AhpC/TSA family protein — MDTYTIFSQAQRQRVSDGAIAPILSGFESTAKQLVLVWSQLGDFDSLEYAWWLQREAEQLQAQNITIRAVGIGDRASGQKFCDYTGFPADCLFVDPTAELHRQLNLYSGLSLKLPTLSTAQNAWINLMLMCAGIGSPGTLAEVFRGYRGDRQAPQLIAEEEVVQAKPLPPFKGSFFKLAGGQGFQRPFELATLRLRNMTEVLSHWRTYVPDAAYITQRGGTFLFNAHGELLYEHRDRGILGFAENMSNPLSFLSDGSCLNVGS; from the coding sequence ATGGATACTTATACAATCTTCAGTCAGGCTCAGCGGCAGCGGGTGAGCGATGGAGCGATCGCCCCAATTCTGAGTGGCTTTGAGTCTACCGCCAAGCAGTTGGTATTGGTCTGGTCGCAACTAGGAGACTTTGACAGCTTGGAATATGCCTGGTGGCTCCAACGAGAAGCGGAACAGCTCCAAGCTCAAAACATCACGATCCGGGCAGTAGGAATTGGCGATCGCGCTTCGGGCCAAAAATTCTGCGACTACACAGGTTTCCCTGCTGACTGTTTGTTTGTAGACCCCACCGCAGAACTGCACCGCCAACTCAATCTCTATTCTGGTCTATCACTCAAGCTACCCACTCTTTCCACAGCTCAGAATGCTTGGATCAACCTGATGCTGATGTGTGCTGGAATTGGTAGCCCTGGGACGCTAGCTGAAGTGTTTCGGGGTTATCGAGGCGATCGCCAAGCCCCACAACTCATTGCCGAGGAGGAAGTGGTGCAAGCCAAACCGCTCCCTCCCTTCAAAGGCTCATTCTTCAAACTGGCAGGTGGCCAAGGATTTCAACGCCCTTTTGAGCTTGCTACCTTACGACTGCGGAATATGACAGAAGTGCTCAGCCACTGGAGAACTTACGTACCCGATGCCGCTTACATCACGCAACGGGGAGGCACCTTTCTATTTAATGCTCATGGAGAGTTGCTCTACGAACATCGCGATCGCGGTATCCTCGGCTTTGCAGAAAATATGAGTAACCCGCTGTCGTTTCTGTCCGATGGATCTTGTCTCAATGTAGGTTCTTAG
- a CDS encoding phospholipid-binding protein — protein sequence MGWLQRLFGVKKPQNPQQAINATPAPQAVPQNAPAGQPSAAPAATQTTEPERVGLNGEYDQSGLAKRVALAFDEDAQLDDIETLYVAQTGGTVVLKGKVPSQDILSRMVSVARGVNGATGVETNQVTIG from the coding sequence ATGGGTTGGTTACAAAGATTATTTGGCGTTAAGAAGCCTCAAAATCCTCAGCAGGCGATTAATGCGACTCCTGCCCCTCAAGCAGTCCCCCAAAATGCACCCGCAGGGCAACCATCTGCTGCTCCCGCTGCCACCCAAACCACTGAACCAGAACGTGTTGGCCTAAATGGTGAATACGACCAAAGTGGTTTGGCGAAGCGCGTCGCTCTAGCTTTTGACGAAGATGCTCAACTGGATGACATTGAGACACTGTATGTCGCTCAGACTGGCGGCACCGTGGTACTGAAAGGCAAAGTACCGAGCCAAGATATTCTCAGTCGAATGGTTTCAGTTGCTAGAGGCGTGAATGGCGCAACTGGCGTAGAAACTAATCAAGTCACGATTGGCTAA
- a CDS encoding orange carotenoid-binding protein yields the protein MPITIDSARGIFPQTLFADAVPATIARFKQLSAEDQLAWTWFAYLEMGQTITVAAPGAASMQFAEATLDQIRKMTFAEQTQVMCDLANHADTPICRTYAAWSANIKLGFWYKLGQWMDEGIVAPIPAGYQLSANASAVLQAVRELDQGQQITVLRSSVVDMGFDPGKLGDYTKVTEPVVTPKEISQRTQVTIEGVDNPTVLSYMNNLNANDFGALIELFAPDGALQPPFQRPIVGRDGILQFFNEECQNLNLIPERGVSEPAEDGYTQIKVTGKVQTPWFGAAVGMNMAWRFLINPKGKIFFVAIDLLASPKELLNLIR from the coding sequence ATGCCAATTACGATTGACTCAGCTCGTGGAATTTTTCCTCAAACTCTATTTGCTGATGCAGTACCAGCTACGATCGCCAGATTCAAACAACTTAGTGCCGAAGACCAACTAGCATGGACTTGGTTCGCTTATCTTGAGATGGGCCAGACCATTACCGTTGCTGCTCCTGGAGCTGCCAGTATGCAGTTTGCAGAAGCAACTCTAGATCAGATTCGGAAAATGACTTTTGCTGAACAAACGCAAGTCATGTGTGACTTGGCAAACCATGCCGACACCCCAATTTGTCGCACCTACGCTGCTTGGTCTGCAAACATCAAACTAGGATTCTGGTACAAGCTTGGGCAATGGATGGACGAGGGAATTGTGGCTCCCATTCCAGCAGGCTATCAACTCTCCGCCAACGCCTCAGCAGTACTGCAAGCGGTTAGAGAACTAGATCAAGGTCAACAGATTACAGTCTTACGCAGTTCTGTAGTTGATATGGGGTTTGACCCAGGTAAGTTGGGTGACTATACCAAAGTTACTGAACCTGTTGTTACTCCCAAGGAGATTTCACAGCGTACTCAAGTCACCATTGAAGGGGTTGATAACCCGACGGTGCTGAGCTACATGAACAATTTAAATGCCAATGACTTTGGTGCTTTGATTGAGTTGTTCGCACCCGACGGTGCTCTTCAGCCTCCTTTTCAAAGACCGATTGTGGGCCGAGATGGCATCCTTCAATTCTTTAACGAAGAATGTCAAAATCTGAATCTGATCCCAGAGCGAGGTGTTTCTGAACCCGCAGAAGACGGTTATACCCAAATAAAAGTCACTGGCAAAGTCCAAACTCCTTGGTTCGGTGCCGCTGTCGGCATGAATATGGCTTGGCGATTCTTGATCAATCCTAAAGGCAAGATTTTCTTTGTGGCAATTGATCTGTTGGCTTCTCCTAAAGAACTGCTGAACTTGATTCGCTAG